From Yersinia hibernica, a single genomic window includes:
- the argE gene encoding acetylornithine deacetylase, with product MKLPPFIELYRALIATPSISATDSALDQSNESLINLLAGWFADLGFRVEIQPVPDARHKFNLLASIGEGQGGLLLAGHTDTVPYDEGRWTRDPFTLTEHDNKLYGLGSADMKGFFAFILDAVRDLDASKLSKPLYILATADEETTMAGARYFAASTQLRPDFAIIGEPTSLQPVRAHKGHISNAIRITGQSGHSSDPARGVNAIDLMHESITELMKLRTTLQERYNNPAFAIPYPTMNFGHINGGDAANRICACCELHMDIRPLPGLTLSDLNELMTEALAPVSARWPGRLSIDELHPPIPGYECPTDHHMVGVIEKLLGERTAVVNYCTEAPFIQQICPTLVLGPGSINQAHQPDEFIDMAFIEPTRELIGQLVDHFCQQK from the coding sequence ATGAAATTACCTCCATTTATTGAGCTGTATCGGGCATTAATCGCCACACCATCGATCAGCGCAACCGATAGTGCTCTCGACCAAAGTAATGAGTCGCTAATCAACTTGTTGGCCGGATGGTTTGCTGATCTGGGTTTTCGTGTCGAAATCCAGCCTGTGCCTGATGCTCGCCACAAATTTAATCTGCTCGCCTCTATAGGTGAAGGTCAAGGTGGCTTGCTGCTGGCGGGCCACACCGATACCGTCCCCTATGATGAAGGGCGCTGGACACGCGACCCATTCACCCTGACCGAGCATGACAATAAACTGTATGGTTTGGGTAGCGCCGATATGAAAGGCTTTTTTGCCTTTATTCTCGATGCCGTGCGCGATCTTGATGCCAGCAAACTGAGCAAGCCGCTGTATATCTTGGCGACTGCCGATGAAGAAACCACCATGGCAGGCGCGCGTTATTTTGCCGCGTCTACCCAGCTGCGCCCCGACTTCGCCATTATTGGTGAACCTACCTCACTGCAACCGGTGCGGGCCCACAAAGGGCATATTTCCAATGCTATCCGCATTACTGGCCAGTCCGGCCACTCCAGCGACCCCGCCCGCGGTGTTAACGCCATTGATTTGATGCATGAATCAATTACCGAGCTTATGAAGCTGCGCACCACCCTGCAAGAGCGCTACAACAATCCGGCATTTGCCATTCCTTATCCGACAATGAATTTTGGTCATATTAATGGTGGTGATGCCGCAAACCGCATCTGTGCTTGCTGTGAATTACATATGGATATCCGCCCATTACCGGGCCTGACCTTAAGTGATCTGAATGAATTGATGACTGAAGCATTGGCACCAGTGAGTGCGCGCTGGCCGGGCCGCTTGAGTATTGATGAACTGCATCCGCCAATTCCAGGCTATGAATGTCCGACGGATCATCATATGGTCGGAGTTATCGAAAAATTACTGGGTGAGCGCACGGCAGTGGTTAACTATTGCACCGAAGCGCCATTTATTCAGCAAATTTGCCCGACATTGGTGTTAGGCCCCGGGTCTATCAATCAAGCCCATCAGCCGGATGAATTTATTGATATGGCCTTTATCGAGCCAACCCGCGAGCTGATTGGCCAGTTAGTTGACCATTTCTGTCAGCAAAAATAA
- the argC gene encoding N-acetyl-gamma-glutamyl-phosphate reductase, translating to MLNTLIVGASGYAGAELTAYLHRHPHMNITGLTVSAQSADAGKLLSDLHPQLKGVIDLPLQPLVDVAQAAKGVDVVFLATAHEVSHDLAPQFLAAGCVVFDLSGAFRVQDVAFYSQYYGFEHQHADWLDKAVYGLAEWQAEEIKQAQLIAVPGCYPTASQLALKPLVDGDLLNEAQWPVINAVSGVSGAGRKASMGNSFCEVSLQPYGLFNHRHQPEIVAHLGTPVIFTPHLGNFARGILATITCRLKAGVTAADIAEAYHRAYQDKPLVRLYKQGVPALKAVVGLPFCDIGFSVQGEHLIIVATEDNLLKGAAAQAVQCMNIRFGFAQTQSLL from the coding sequence ATGTTGAATACGCTGATTGTTGGTGCCAGTGGTTATGCCGGAGCGGAGCTTACGGCTTACCTTCATCGACACCCACATATGAACATAACCGGTTTAACGGTTTCAGCGCAAAGTGCAGATGCAGGAAAATTACTTTCTGATCTGCATCCGCAACTAAAAGGTGTAATCGATCTGCCGCTACAACCCTTGGTGGATGTGGCTCAGGCGGCAAAAGGTGTGGATGTTGTGTTCCTCGCCACCGCCCATGAGGTCAGCCATGATTTAGCCCCCCAATTCCTGGCTGCGGGCTGTGTGGTATTTGACCTCTCCGGCGCATTCCGGGTTCAGGATGTCGCTTTCTACAGTCAATATTACGGCTTTGAACATCAACATGCTGATTGGCTGGATAAAGCCGTCTATGGATTAGCGGAATGGCAAGCCGAAGAAATTAAACAGGCGCAATTGATTGCCGTGCCGGGTTGCTACCCAACCGCATCCCAATTGGCGCTTAAGCCATTGGTTGATGGCGATTTACTTAATGAAGCACAATGGCCGGTGATTAATGCCGTCAGTGGTGTGAGTGGCGCGGGCCGCAAAGCCAGTATGGGTAATAGTTTCTGTGAAGTGAGCTTACAGCCGTACGGTTTATTTAATCATCGCCATCAGCCGGAAATAGTCGCCCACCTTGGCACGCCGGTGATTTTTACTCCGCACTTAGGTAATTTCGCCCGGGGTATCTTGGCGACCATCACTTGCCGCCTGAAAGCGGGGGTCACAGCAGCAGATATTGCTGAGGCATACCACCGTGCTTATCAGGATAAGCCACTGGTGCGGCTTTATAAGCAAGGTGTTCCGGCACTAAAAGCGGTGGTGGGTTTGCCTTTCTGTGACATCGGTTTCTCGGTACAGGGCGAACATTTAATTATTGTCGCGACAGAAGATAACCTGCTGAAAGGGGCCGCAGCTCAGGCCGTGCAATGCATGAATATACGTTTTGGCTTTGCGCAAACTCAGTCCCTGCTGTAA
- the argB gene encoding acetylglutamate kinase: protein MNPLVIKLGGVLLDSEEALERLFTALVTYREKHERPLVIMHGGGCLVDDLMKKLALPVVKKNGLRVTPADQIDIITGALAGTANKTLLAWAVKHQINAVGLCLGDGNTVEVTPLDAELGHVGKALPGSAALVQTLLAADYMPIISSIGITVDGKLMNVNADQAATALAATLGADLILLSDVSGILDGKGQRIAEMTAQKAEQLIAQGIITDGMVVKVNAALDAARSLGRPVDIASWRHADQLPALFNGVPIGTRILA from the coding sequence ATGAACCCGTTGGTCATTAAATTAGGTGGCGTGTTGCTGGACAGCGAAGAAGCGTTGGAGCGCCTGTTTACTGCATTGGTGACCTATCGTGAGAAACATGAGCGCCCGCTTGTGATTATGCACGGCGGTGGTTGTCTGGTGGATGATTTGATGAAAAAACTCGCCCTGCCGGTAGTGAAGAAAAACGGCCTGCGCGTGACCCCAGCCGATCAGATTGACATTATCACTGGTGCATTAGCGGGCACAGCCAATAAAACCCTGCTGGCTTGGGCGGTAAAACACCAAATTAATGCCGTCGGTTTATGTCTGGGTGATGGTAATACGGTTGAGGTCACACCATTAGATGCCGAGCTGGGCCACGTAGGTAAAGCTTTGCCCGGCTCTGCCGCATTGGTGCAAACCTTACTGGCAGCAGATTACATGCCAATCATCAGCTCTATCGGTATTACTGTTGATGGCAAATTGATGAATGTGAATGCCGACCAGGCGGCGACGGCTTTGGCGGCGACACTGGGAGCAGATTTGATTTTACTGTCGGATGTCAGCGGCATTTTAGATGGTAAAGGCCAGCGCATTGCGGAAATGACAGCACAAAAAGCCGAGCAACTTATTGCTCAGGGCATCATTACTGACGGCATGGTGGTTAAAGTGAATGCGGCGCTGGATGCGGCTCGTTCATTGGGCCGCCCGGTGGATATCGCCAGTTGGCGTCATGCAGATCAGTTGCCAGCATTGTTTAATGGGGTACCGATTGGTACGCGCATTCTGGCTTAA
- the argH gene encoding argininosuccinate lyase, with product MALWGGRFSQAADQRFKQFNDSLRFDYRLAEQDIIGSVAWSKALVTVGVLTAAEQQQLEQALSVLLEEVQADPHAILASDAEDIHSWVETKLIDKVGDLGKKLHTGRSRNDQVATDLKLWCKFQITELQTAVQQLQQALVITAEANQDAVMPGYTHLQRAQPVTFAHWCLAYAEMLARDESRLQDTLKRLDVSPLGSGALAGTAYAIDREQLAGWLGFASATRNSLDSVSDRDHVLELLSDASIGMVHLSRFAEDLIFFNSGEAAFVDLSDRVTSGSSLMPQKKNPDALELIRGKCGRVQGALTGMMMTLKGLPLAYNKDMQEDKEGLFDALDTWLDCLHMAALVLDGIQVKRPRCQEAAEQGYANATELADYLVAKGVPFREAHHIVGEAVVEAIRQGKALEALSLNELQKFSAVIGDDVYPILALQSCLDKRVAKGGVSPQQVASAIAEAKKRLF from the coding sequence ATGGCATTGTGGGGCGGACGGTTCAGTCAGGCAGCAGATCAGCGTTTTAAGCAATTTAATGATTCTCTGCGGTTTGATTACCGGTTGGCAGAGCAGGATATTATCGGTTCTGTCGCTTGGTCAAAAGCACTGGTCACGGTTGGCGTTTTAACCGCCGCTGAACAGCAACAACTTGAGCAGGCACTCTCTGTCTTATTAGAGGAGGTACAGGCTGACCCACACGCTATTTTAGCCAGTGATGCGGAAGATATTCACAGCTGGGTTGAAACTAAACTGATTGATAAAGTCGGTGATTTGGGCAAGAAATTGCATACTGGGCGCAGCCGTAATGACCAGGTGGCAACTGATCTGAAATTGTGGTGTAAATTTCAGATAACTGAATTACAAACCGCGGTGCAGCAGTTGCAGCAGGCGCTGGTTATCACGGCTGAAGCTAATCAGGACGCAGTCATGCCGGGTTATACCCATTTGCAGCGCGCCCAACCTGTGACCTTTGCACACTGGTGCCTGGCTTATGCTGAAATGCTGGCCCGTGATGAAAGCCGCCTGCAAGATACACTGAAACGCCTTGATGTTAGCCCGCTAGGCAGTGGTGCATTGGCCGGGACGGCCTATGCTATCGACCGCGAACAACTGGCCGGTTGGCTAGGTTTTGCATCGGCAACGCGTAATAGTCTGGACAGTGTTTCTGATCGTGACCATGTGTTGGAATTACTGTCTGACGCCAGCATTGGCATGGTGCATTTATCCCGTTTTGCTGAAGATCTGATTTTCTTCAACAGTGGTGAAGCGGCATTTGTCGATTTATCTGACCGCGTAACATCAGGCTCTTCCTTGATGCCGCAAAAGAAAAACCCAGATGCACTGGAATTAATCCGTGGGAAATGTGGCCGGGTACAAGGTGCATTGACCGGGATGATGATGACGCTGAAAGGCTTGCCTCTGGCCTATAACAAAGACATGCAAGAAGACAAAGAAGGGCTGTTTGATGCGCTCGATACTTGGCTCGACTGCCTGCATATGGCGGCGCTGGTGTTGGATGGCATTCAAGTGAAACGCCCGCGTTGTCAAGAAGCAGCCGAGCAAGGTTATGCCAATGCCACTGAATTAGCTGATTATCTGGTCGCAAAAGGGGTGCCTTTCCGTGAAGCACACCATATTGTCGGCGAGGCTGTTGTTGAGGCGATTCGTCAGGGTAAAGCGCTAGAGGCTTTATCACTCAATGAGTTGCAGAAATTCAGTGCAGTTATTGGTGATGATGTATACCCAATTTTGGCGTTGCAATCTTGTTTAGATAAGCGGGTAGCGAAAGGTGGGGTTTCACCACAGCAGGTAGCATCGGCGATTGCGGAGGCTAAAAAGCGCTTATTTTAA
- a CDS encoding IS1 family transposase (programmed frameshift), producing the protein MAKIDVVCPRCSETHGVIRNGHSGSGAQLYRCNQCLKTFQLSYRYNGAKPETHQAIVDMAMNGSGCRDTARVLRISLNTVLRHLKNFTPHQVAQNVEPSAEVVICCEADEQWSYVRCKGNQRWLFYAYDRIRKRVIAHVFGPRNALTLKRLLVLLSQFSIAFYMTDAWPVYRTLLSSTSHVISKKYTQRIERHNLNLRTHLKRLARKTICFSKSEEMHDKIIGWYLTINHYH; encoded by the exons ATGGCAAAGATTGATGTGGTTTGTCCTCGCTGTTCTGAAACTCATGGGGTTATCCGAAACGGCCACTCCGGCTCAGGGGCGCAGCTCTATCGCTGTAACCAATGCCTGAAGACCTTCCAGCTCAGCTATCGCTACAACGGAGCTAAACCCGAAACCCATCAGGCCATCGTTGATATGGCGATGAACGGCTCCGGATGCCGCGATACAGCACGGGTTCTACGGATAAGCCTCAATACCGTTCTGCGTCATCTAAAAAACT TTACGCCGCACCAGGTAGCGCAAAACGTAGAGCCTAGCGCAGAGGTGGTTATCTGCTGTGAAGCCGATGAGCAGTGGTCATATGTCCGCTGTAAAGGCAATCAACGCTGGCTGTTTTATGCCTATGACCGCATCCGAAAGCGCGTTATCGCCCATGTATTTGGCCCGCGAAATGCTTTGACATTAAAGCGTCTTCTGGTTTTGCTGAGCCAGTTTAGCATTGCCTTCTACATGACCGATGCCTGGCCGGTATACCGCACTTTATTGTCCTCAACCAGTCATGTTATCAGCAAGAAATACACCCAGAGGATAGAGCGACATAATCTGAACTTGCGAACCCATCTCAAACGGTTAGCCCGCAAGACTATCTGCTTCTCAAAATCAGAAGAAATGCACGATAAGATCATCGGATGGTATCTGACAATTAACCATTACCACTAA
- a CDS encoding heme acquisition protein HasA produces the protein MTVTIKYKYRSDFADSTISSVTKYWATEHGDITTAETKEYGFFAGGDYFGGTQYALPSSHNIYTGMIIEGNLNYSFTPQHTLSGRIDSLVLGRELVENTTGLGRKLKDPFLEFSGLDITGKFDPLKTQAENHQGETHKAAYGFMRGNADPFLDILKAKGIDVDTPLKDMAIASQFDNNNEMVSDAPMPVIDVIGSYDEAEVLMAA, from the coding sequence ATGACAGTAACTATCAAATATAAATATAGAAGTGATTTTGCTGATAGCACCATTTCCTCCGTCACCAAATACTGGGCAACTGAACATGGTGATATAACCACAGCAGAGACCAAAGAATATGGTTTTTTTGCTGGTGGTGACTACTTTGGTGGCACGCAATATGCCTTACCCAGCTCCCATAATATATATACGGGGATGATTATCGAAGGGAATCTAAATTACTCCTTTACCCCCCAGCATACTCTCTCCGGAAGAATCGACAGTTTGGTGCTAGGTCGAGAATTGGTGGAGAATACCACCGGCCTGGGTAGGAAACTTAAAGATCCATTTTTGGAGTTCAGTGGGTTAGATATTACTGGTAAGTTTGATCCCCTTAAAACACAAGCTGAGAACCACCAAGGTGAAACGCATAAGGCGGCTTATGGTTTTATGCGCGGCAATGCCGATCCATTCCTGGATATCCTGAAAGCCAAAGGTATTGATGTCGACACACCGCTTAAGGATATGGCCATCGCCAGCCAGTTTGATAATAATAATGAAATGGTATCGGATGCGCCAATGCCAGTCATTGATGTTATTGGTTCATATGATGAAGCTGAAGTATTAATGGCTGCATGA
- a CDS encoding heme acquisition protein HasA, producing the protein MAVEIWYQAQIGDETISSYTHKWVAGFGNMMSSDSDNEYMFQTGAYASGSGNLYGFSRINSQQDSIAISVGYRAIIKEVKNDLLEHKVVPGISGSVEFGERIIPLADVDLLDECQNGDEVYFQIDNVQLEINGLETADDTENSLSMLFHLSHHRNYSDDLEGKNLAMFGLLRGNAGPILAKFKSQGIDIDTPLKDMITAKQFYVTSGDVMSEPIVIETVGVIEGGEILSAA; encoded by the coding sequence ATGGCGGTAGAAATATGGTATCAAGCACAAATTGGAGATGAGACCATTTCCTCTTATACTCATAAATGGGTTGCTGGTTTTGGCAATATGATGTCAAGTGATAGTGACAATGAGTATATGTTTCAAACTGGGGCTTACGCTTCTGGGTCGGGTAATTTATATGGATTTAGCCGAATTAACTCGCAACAGGATAGTATAGCAATATCTGTGGGCTATAGAGCCATAATTAAAGAAGTAAAAAACGATTTGTTAGAGCATAAAGTCGTCCCTGGAATAAGTGGTAGTGTGGAATTTGGTGAGCGAATAATACCTCTTGCTGATGTTGATTTATTAGATGAATGCCAGAATGGGGATGAAGTCTATTTTCAAATTGATAATGTGCAATTGGAAATTAACGGGTTGGAAACCGCAGATGATACCGAAAATTCGCTAAGTATGTTATTTCATTTATCCCATCATCGCAATTATTCAGATGATCTGGAAGGGAAAAACCTTGCTATGTTTGGTTTACTCAGAGGAAATGCTGGCCCTATATTGGCGAAATTTAAAAGTCAGGGTATTGATATAGATACTCCCCTTAAAGATATGATTACGGCTAAACAGTTTTATGTCACTAGTGGTGATGTCATGTCCGAACCCATAGTGATTGAAACTGTGGGTGTGATTGAAGGGGGCGAAATATTATCAGCCGCTTAA
- a CDS encoding type I secretion system permease/ATPase: MESYKTSELTPITVLSVLAGHKKILWGIGLFTAVINILMLAPAIYMLQVYDRVLVSANTMTLLMLTILVLGIFVFIGLLEWVRSAIVIRLGTRIDMQLNQRVFNAAFASQLRGHKVPAAQALNDLTSLRQFATGNALFAFFDVPWFPLYLLVIFVLHPWLGVLATVGACVLIFLAWFNQWVCKKPLKEASTITSQATQQANANLRNADAIEAMGMLDALRQRWLTQHSHFLYQQNIASDKSSQVTAVSKSSRQALQSMMLGLGALLVIDGAITAGVMIAGSILIGRVLSPIDQLIAVWKQWSQARLSYQRLAHLLAEHPPVPVGMVLSAPTGKLSVTQLTVCQPGTHTPILYSINFELHPGHVLGVLGPSGSGKSTLAKLLVACKPAFSGSVRLDSANLSQWDKAHLGEFIGYLPQDIQLFRGSIAENIARFGNIETAKVIAAAQMAGIHDLILHLPRGYDTQLGEGDEVLSGGQRQRIALARAMYGVPRLIVLDEPNASLDKEGEKALLESILRLKQQGCTIVMITHKPELLSGSDYLLLLNQGRMELFDRTEAVLRQVQGPDKSAVKTPVKVPASKKSWDSSMSYGVAPARTASQKS, translated from the coding sequence ATGGAATCATATAAAACCTCTGAGCTAACACCGATCACGGTTCTCTCTGTGCTCGCTGGGCACAAAAAAATCCTCTGGGGAATCGGGTTATTCACCGCAGTAATTAATATTTTGATGTTGGCTCCGGCTATTTACATGCTGCAAGTTTATGATCGCGTTCTGGTATCAGCCAATACCATGACATTGCTGATGCTGACGATTCTTGTCCTCGGAATATTTGTATTTATTGGCTTACTTGAATGGGTTCGTAGTGCGATAGTTATTCGGCTCGGAACTCGCATTGATATGCAACTTAATCAACGGGTATTTAATGCGGCATTTGCATCCCAGCTTCGCGGACATAAAGTACCTGCCGCCCAAGCTTTGAATGATTTAACATCTTTACGCCAGTTTGCGACCGGCAATGCCCTGTTTGCTTTTTTTGATGTCCCCTGGTTTCCACTGTATTTGCTGGTTATTTTTGTCCTCCATCCTTGGTTGGGTGTTTTGGCCACGGTAGGCGCATGTGTGCTTATTTTTCTGGCCTGGTTTAACCAGTGGGTATGTAAAAAACCCTTGAAAGAAGCATCAACCATCACTTCCCAAGCAACTCAGCAAGCGAATGCCAATTTACGTAATGCCGATGCCATCGAAGCGATGGGCATGCTAGATGCACTGCGCCAGCGCTGGCTCACGCAACATTCACATTTCCTTTATCAACAAAATATCGCCAGTGACAAAAGTAGCCAAGTGACCGCAGTATCTAAATCCAGTCGCCAAGCTTTGCAATCAATGATGCTTGGGCTGGGTGCATTGCTGGTTATTGACGGCGCAATTACGGCGGGGGTGATGATCGCGGGGTCGATTTTAATTGGCCGGGTCTTGAGCCCAATTGATCAGTTAATTGCCGTCTGGAAACAATGGAGCCAGGCGCGGCTGTCTTATCAGCGCCTTGCCCATTTATTGGCTGAGCATCCACCGGTGCCGGTGGGGATGGTTTTGTCTGCGCCAACAGGGAAACTCAGTGTAACGCAGCTCACTGTTTGTCAGCCTGGCACTCATACCCCAATTTTATATTCCATCAACTTTGAACTACATCCTGGCCATGTTTTGGGTGTTTTGGGGCCATCGGGTAGCGGCAAATCTACATTGGCGAAACTATTGGTGGCGTGTAAACCGGCTTTCAGCGGTTCGGTGCGCTTGGATAGCGCCAATTTATCTCAATGGGACAAAGCCCATTTGGGGGAGTTTATTGGCTATCTGCCGCAAGATATTCAGCTATTTCGTGGGTCGATTGCGGAAAATATCGCCCGTTTTGGCAACATCGAGACGGCAAAAGTGATTGCCGCGGCTCAGATGGCGGGGATACACGACTTAATCCTCCATCTGCCACGGGGTTATGACACTCAGCTCGGCGAGGGGGATGAGGTGCTTTCTGGTGGTCAGCGCCAGCGTATTGCTTTGGCCCGGGCGATGTATGGTGTGCCGCGCCTTATTGTGTTGGATGAGCCGAATGCCAGCTTGGACAAAGAAGGTGAAAAAGCGTTGTTGGAAAGCATTCTGCGTCTTAAACAGCAGGGGTGCACTATCGTGATGATCACCCATAAGCCGGAGCTGTTATCGGGTAGCGACTACTTATTGCTACTCAATCAAGGGCGGATGGAATTGTTTGACAGAACCGAAGCCGTTTTGCGGCAGGTTCAGGGGCCGGATAAGTCCGCAGTTAAAACGCCAGTCAAAGTGCCTGCAAGTAAAAAGTCTTGGGATAGCAGCATGTCCTATGGGGTTGCCCCAGCCCGTACAGCATCACAAAAATCATAA
- a CDS encoding HlyD family type I secretion periplasmic adaptor subunit gives MLPESGRCAAKNLGYPPPRLQTNSGRYLSLGGLLVLAGFIGSLFWAGLAPLDKGIAIMGHIVVAENRKLVQPLQGGRVQQLHVSEGDDVTEGQLLITLDDTAVRSHRDNLRHQYLGALAQESRLSAEQHELPAIIFPPILLQHPVQSSVERNVVLQQQLFHHRRQAQVSEIARLSAQIIRYESRLDGLQTIRGHNQRQFDLFQRQLQGIQLLAKNGHASANQLLEMEQQAISLRANIERNSSEILELHKQISETEQHILQRREQYKSENREQLATAQQSTQELEQRLQVAEYELANTRIYAPVSGTIIALAQHTIGGIVSSGQILMELVPSGQPLLAEAQLPVSLIDKVMVGLPVDLNFSAFNQSHTPRLQGSVLHVGADRIQHPHTLEPYYPLTIAIDITQTELEIRPGMSVDIFIRTGERSLLNYLFKPLTDRLHIAFAEE, from the coding sequence ATGTTACCTGAATCAGGTCGTTGTGCGGCTAAGAACTTGGGCTACCCCCCACCGCGGCTACAGACCAATAGTGGCAGATACCTTAGCCTTGGTGGATTATTGGTTTTGGCGGGTTTTATTGGTTCTTTATTTTGGGCTGGGTTGGCTCCGCTGGATAAAGGGATTGCGATTATGGGGCATATTGTCGTCGCCGAAAATCGGAAATTGGTTCAGCCGTTGCAAGGCGGGCGTGTGCAACAATTGCATGTTTCTGAGGGCGATGATGTCACCGAGGGGCAATTACTTATCACGCTGGATGATACCGCAGTGCGTAGCCATCGGGATAACCTACGGCATCAGTATTTAGGCGCACTGGCTCAGGAATCACGTCTTAGTGCCGAACAGCATGAATTACCGGCAATTATCTTCCCGCCCATCTTGCTCCAACACCCGGTGCAATCTTCCGTTGAGCGTAATGTTGTTTTGCAGCAACAGCTTTTTCATCATCGTCGGCAGGCGCAAGTCAGTGAAATTGCTCGATTGTCCGCACAAATTATTCGTTACGAGAGCCGGTTGGATGGGTTACAAACAATACGAGGCCATAACCAGCGCCAATTTGACTTATTTCAGCGGCAATTACAGGGGATCCAATTACTGGCGAAAAATGGGCACGCTTCGGCAAACCAGCTGTTAGAGATGGAGCAGCAAGCGATTTCACTGCGTGCCAATATAGAGAGAAATAGCAGTGAAATATTAGAACTTCATAAGCAAATTAGTGAAACAGAGCAGCATATCTTACAACGCCGTGAGCAGTATAAAAGTGAGAATCGCGAACAACTGGCCACCGCGCAGCAAAGCACTCAGGAGTTAGAGCAGCGTTTGCAGGTGGCAGAATATGAATTAGCCAACACACGTATTTATGCCCCGGTCAGTGGCACAATCATCGCGCTTGCTCAGCACACTATTGGCGGGATAGTCAGTAGCGGGCAAATATTAATGGAGCTGGTTCCCAGTGGTCAGCCACTCTTAGCGGAAGCCCAACTTCCCGTATCGTTAATTGATAAGGTGATGGTCGGGTTGCCGGTAGACCTTAATTTTTCTGCTTTTAATCAAAGCCATACACCGCGATTACAAGGTTCTGTATTACACGTTGGCGCAGACCGTATACAACATCCGCATACTTTAGAGCCTTATTATCCCTTAACTATCGCAATTGATATCACGCAAACTGAGTTGGAAATCCGGCCCGGTATGTCCGTTGATATTTTTATCCGCACGGGGGAAAGGTCGTTACTGAACTATCTGTTTAAACCACTCACTGATCGCCTGCATATTGCCTTTGCTGAAGAATAA
- a CDS encoding energy transducer TonB family protein: MKKRQNDSSTILWWVSATLMSGIHIYLIWLLSHTHTPPLDADISPVAMMLALSTEPEFSQNVEQESVVGISQNINEPPVEPVEHQPEAANQLVVAPEHSNASLIVEKKVDTSPKEPTKAERRPQKVTKPRQPIKEPPPESSTPAMPAVATSTPLSGESHQVAAAANSDSLQNQQSHMNWRSRLQGHLAGFKRYPPTARKQRQQGTAIVHFAVNQEGYVLATKLIKSSGVAALDREALAVIKRAQPLPQPPAELLLNKQITLIVPVVFDLKNNKR, from the coding sequence ATGAAAAAACGGCAGAATGATTCTAGCACCATCCTTTGGTGGGTAAGTGCCACTTTAATGAGTGGCATTCATATTTATTTAATATGGTTACTGAGCCATACCCATACGCCCCCACTCGATGCCGATATCTCCCCTGTGGCGATGATGCTCGCGTTGTCGACAGAACCGGAGTTTAGCCAAAATGTGGAGCAAGAGTCGGTAGTGGGCATCAGCCAAAATATCAATGAACCGCCGGTCGAGCCGGTGGAACATCAACCCGAAGCAGCGAATCAGCTTGTGGTGGCTCCCGAGCACTCTAATGCTTCATTGATTGTCGAAAAAAAGGTCGATACCAGCCCAAAAGAGCCGACCAAAGCAGAGCGGCGACCACAGAAAGTCACGAAACCGCGCCAACCTATTAAGGAGCCGCCGCCGGAGAGCAGTACACCAGCGATGCCCGCAGTGGCGACCAGCACGCCTTTATCTGGAGAGAGCCACCAAGTTGCGGCGGCGGCGAACAGTGATTCTTTGCAAAATCAACAGAGTCATATGAATTGGAGAAGCCGCTTGCAAGGGCATCTGGCGGGGTTTAAACGTTACCCGCCCACGGCGCGAAAGCAGCGCCAACAAGGCACTGCGATTGTCCATTTTGCGGTCAATCAAGAGGGATACGTATTAGCGACTAAGCTGATTAAGAGCAGCGGAGTGGCGGCCTTAGATCGCGAAGCATTGGCCGTGATTAAACGCGCCCAACCCTTGCCCCAACCACCCGCCGAGTTGTTATTGAATAAACAGATAACATTGATTGTGCCTGTTGTTTTTGATCTCAAAAACAATAAACGATGA